AGAGTCTGGACGTTACAGTTTCATGCCGTTTAAAGTAGGCTTGAATGTTGCACAACGCTGTGATTCATAAGGAAATGAATGCCAAAAGAAATGAGTACCTTTTTGGTTTTTTCCCATAAGTCCAGTCTTGCTGCAGTAATGATTCCTAAGGAATTTTGCTCTTATGAGGTCATGGGCATTTTAGCAACTCCCTCTGGCCTGTTCTGTCAggacttttcttcttcttcttctcatctACATTCTGCAACATCTGTTTATGTAGATGGTTTGTGAAGCCTACATTAGAAAAGCAAGCGTCTCCAGAGTTCTGACAGCTGCTATAATCTCAGCATCTGTCTCACAGAACTCTGCCCTTCCCTACCCTATGCCTCTTTTTGACCCCTCCCTTTGAATCAATCTCCTCCTCTTTGTGCATTATCGAGTCAGGAAGACGGACGGAATAATCTCATAGGCCAGTtcgcatttatattattttctaataCGGCTCATTCTGAAATAACTGAAGTAGTCCAGAACTTTTTGTCACTTTTGGATATCGGAGTGTCAGGGAGAAATTTCTGAGAGGTCAGAAATCTTACTCTGACACCGAAGACATCGATGTCGATCACACATTTCCTCACAGAAAAAGTCACCATATCAGTGATTACACACTGagatttttttgtaaagaaactttaacatttacagaaggCACCTCAAGAGTCAGTGCTTTGGCAGTAAGATTTCCTTCACAAGTGTTTTTAGTTCAGAAAACTTCCacatgtgatgttgtgatgtgaggagatgtttattcaaCATTTACAGAAAGAGTCTCCAGCATCAGGGCTTTGGAGCAGGAAGGAAAATTTCTGACATGGGGAAGTCTTGGTCAAATGACAAGCTAGTTTCTGGTCTTATTAACTTCTAACGAGAGACAGAAAAACGGTGAGAGGCACAAGCAGGAACAAATTCATTACAAGAAAGGGATAATAAGTGATGACGTGTTGTCgaataacaaataaaaaggtATTCATTGGTAAAATCCTGTGGTATAAGATCGAATAAAACATCTCAGACACTTTTACTGATTAGTTTCCCGCCACCACGGACAATTCCGCTAGTAGACCACCAGAGGTCGCCATTATCCTTCGTATTCTTACCTGTTGTGTCTTGTCTGCTGTTCCGTTTGCTTGTTGGCTCAGTAAACTTCATCTACTTAAGTTTATCCGTGTTTGCGTGTACTGTTTGTGCTGTATTTAGCTTGTTTATTCATGTTCAAGTTCTCCTAGCTTAGCCTAGCGTAGCTCTTCACATTCTCGCTCTGTCTATTTTCCCAggctctgtttatttttcccaCATGTTTTGGCTCACATGCCATGACAATAACAACTACAACTGTTTCATTCCTTGAATATTTACTCAAAGTTTGAcgatattatatatacatatatatttataaactaACACTTAACAAATTTTTAAATTGATTGCTTCTAAAGGATTTAAACAATTTGTAAGCGTGATTTTTTAACAAGTCTTATGTTAACTTTATAAAAAGTTTCTTCAAAagtgtataaaaaatatataactatattatatttccAGATCAACGGATgataaaagatataaaaagaaaGGTCATTAATCCCTTCTGAAGCTAAACTCCATGTTCTACCCATTTTTAGCATTTAAATATCAATGTACCAGCTCTTAAAGGTTTTGAGAACGAGAAGATTGATTCAGTTTAGTGTGGTCACTATAAGACTATGCACTGATTCCCATAATTAAgataaaagtgcaaaaaaaaaagcatggggTAGTTTAGCAGTTCTTATCACAGTGTAAGATTTATGTTTGATATTGAGCACAGGAAACTGGCTCTGTTTTGGCTGAGGCTGTTGCCGCTCAGGTCCAGCTCTGACAGGCCAGTGGTGTTCAAGCTTAGTGCAGGGGCCAAGAAATCACAAATACTGTCGGTCAGGAAACAGTTAGCCAGCCTGCAggggagaagaagagaggaCGATCGTTATAGGACAGGTatcaggagaaaaaaagataataaaaacataatctTTTACACGGTATTGTGAATATGAGTGTATGATGGACTTTTGGAGAGATAGAGAAATtcaaaatgaaaggaaaaaatcaattaaaacaatttgaatggcattattttaaaactgaTTATTCAAAATTTTGAATATTGTGATAGtatgaaatgaaattgaaatttTGGCTCGCAAATTAGCAAAATTTTACAGAGATCAAGATGGTGAGTCCCGAATCCCAAAGGATTTCACAGCCATCTGTGGTCAAGAATCCATCAATCAATTGATTTTTGCAGAGAATCCAAAAATCAATCACATTAACACTAGCCAGTCATCATATTCACTATTGTCTCTTGTCTGCTGTTGTAACCATGGAATTTCCCATTTGTCTTcaattattttatcttatagCGCTCTCCTCCAAGTCTGGTATCTGCCCTCTCACGCACATGGAGCTTGCGGATGCCCATGATTGGCTAATATTGGTGACAGAATAAAGCCACACCTTCCAATCAAAGAGCCAGTTTTGCTTCCACAATGGCTGTGGCATTATCAGGATTCAGACTCGCAGTTTCCAAACAACAAAgcaaatttgttttttaatcacactGCTTTAGTACCTTTTTGTCTGAGAGGGTTCATGAACAATTGATTACTGGTTATAAGATCCCACCAAACATTTGATTGGTGAATGATTTTGTTATAAGGCATTAATCGACTGTACCTCAGGATCTTCAGGGTGTATCGTCCACTTTGTAGCCCAGTGAAGATTGTTATTACTCCCATATCTCCGAGATTGTTATTGTTCAGACTCAGCTCTATCAGACTCGAGTTCTGAAGCATTATGGCAAGCGAGGTACATATTTCTGAGTCAAGATTACATTGGTCCAAACTGTAGGAACAAATTCAGTTATCAATCAGCACCATTTCAATCATCTTTTATCGTTTAATATCGTTCTAATCCACTACAGCAGGGTTAGAACTGATTGCCAAAGACTAGAGATCttttttagaagaaaaaataaaaacgaaaTCTAAACTTCTCTGAAGGGAATATACTTAATATGTATCTTGTACCTGATAAAGTGCATATAATTGTACCTTAAATTAGCTTTGCTACAACTTTGGTTTTGTTCTTCTCCATTGCTACATTTCTTTTCTAATTGAGAAAAGCTGAGTGTATAATTTGAAGCTTTACTTTAATAATTTGGCTACTTTTAAATTTCTGGACACTTGAAGTGTTGCATGCTTTCTTCTTGTCTGTTTTAACTCCAGCTATTGATGATCTATATTTAAAGGTACTTTGACGTCCAGTTTGTACAGCTGCAGAGTCGTTTTGCTCACCATAAGGTCTGAAGATTGCAGGTGGACTGTCCGACAGCTGCACACAGCTGCTTCATCGCAGTCTTGCCAGGGAAATTCTTActcagatccagttctctcaggcATGTGGGGTTTAATCTCAGAGTTGAAGACAAGCTCAAGAATCCTCGCTCCGTGATTCCACAACATGAGAGCctgaacacagagaacagaCTCTCAAGATCTGGATGTTCTCATGGACAGATACAAAAAGCACCTTAATAAAAGTGTTCATGATATATTAAGAGATTATTATGTAAACCTTAAGTTTTCTAATCTGCACGTTGTCACAATTAGTTCACGAGCCAGTTGTTTTACTCCTGAGTCTTGCAGGTCATTGTCACTCAAGTCGAGGGATTGGAGACACCAGGACTTCGAGCTGGATGAGGATTCAAGTATGTTACGGCTTTTCCAAGTTATATTACATTTCTCCAGCCtggaaaataatttaaaaaaaacattcaaaaaagGAAATATTGAAAACTGGAAGACAAGAGAAGGGAATGCCAGGAAAATTGAATACAAGAAAAgggaaaacaggaaaaatgaaTAAGGGTGTAAGGAATACTGGGGGGAACAGGAATGTGGGAAAAGTTCATATGAAATAAGTTAGTACAGGAAAACGGAATACAGGAAATGAGAATacagaaaatgaaatttaaGAATAAGGACTGAATACCAGAAAACTGGGAAAATGAAAAGGTTAGCAGGAAAATGATATATTGGGAAAATGGAATaagtgaaaagaaaatacagGAAAAGCAAATATGAGGAAAGGGATTATGGAAAAGCAGAATTTCCATTAAGGAACAAAGAATAAAGGGAAATGAATAAGAAAAATGGAACAAGGGGAGAGGGAATAAAGGGAAAGCAATTACAAGAAAAATAGAAACACAGGAAAAGGTAAGGTATAAAGGGagtaaaggaaaagaaaattacagaaccagaaaaaaaatgataaatagtATTATGATAATAATTATGATGGTATTATGATAAATAGTGTAAAGGGAAGATGAATAAGACAAAGGGAACACAGAATAGGGGAAATGGAACATGGGAAACCAAATACTGGAAAATCGAAAACAAGAATAGAAGAAAATAGAAATTCAGAAAAAGGGAATACAAGGACATGCAAATGAAGGACAAGGAATTATGATCAAATGGATATGGGAAtatagtgaaaaataaatataggaaaagaaaatacaagGAAATGGAATAGAATAGGGAATACTGAAAATAGGGAATCTATGAAAagggaataaaagaaaaaggaacagaGGAAGGGAATATATCTGGCAAAATACATGGATCTAGCTCTTGGCAGCTCATTTATTCCAGAAGGCCAGCAGACGTTCAGTATCTAAACTTCACAATAAACTGGGAATTAATGTCTTGAACCAAACTGGAGGATACATTGTTCATATTTTTGGCCCTAGGTTCAGAGCGTGACTACTGGCAGGGCAAAAAGAATAtaatctttttaaaatcttGACTGTCTCTTTGCCACAGAGAGGAAACAGTGAAATTCAGCATGTTGTGGAGTGGATTTTTGTGGATTGTCTGGAGTGTTTCCAAGGATATCTGCAACTGGGCATAATTCTATTCACCAGTACTCGATCAgactgaagaaaagaaacagatgaTTCATACCAACTTGCCAACATCTGAATGTCTTACCTCAGGGACTGAAGTTTACAATTTTCATTGCTCAGTAATTCAGGAAAGACTTCTGCTCCCAGGTCCCCTATGAAGTTGTCACTCAGATCCAAATGTTTAAGGTGAATCGGTGTGGAACTTACAACCGAGGCCAGAAAAACACACCATTCCTTTGTGATGTTACAATGCACAAGCCTGTAAGAAATATATCACGACTAGTATGAGAATATATACATTGAGGTGTTGGAATTACTCCAAAAAATAAAGGAGCTGAAAGGACATTTTCTTGCATCACCTCAGTGTTTCGATCCTGCTCTTGGGCAGTACAGTCATGAGATCATTAAGAACTTCACTTCCTATAAGATTGTAGCTCAGGTCCAGCTCTCTCAGGTGGCCAGGATTTGACTGCAGAGCAGATAGTAGATGAACACATCCAATTCTTTTGAAACTGCAAAATGCCAGTCTAGAATAGGAGACAAATATTCAGTAATGTATTTGTATACTCTAGTCAAGCTCAAAGAAATAGAATGTCATGCTTGTTATACACACCACATTAAACTTTTAGAAGTTTTGGGACCAGACTACCCACAATTGGGTTGTTTTGGGAAGGGGAATCATCATACCAAGTGTTAGTTCCCATGAACAGATAATCAGGTTGAGTATATTTACAGCTAGAATCAATGGAACAAGTGGATGGAAGGGGAAACCTCTAGAGGGTGAGAAGTACATAATGTAGGCTCTTACTTCAGCACCTCCAGTCGACAATTTGGACTCTGCAATCCTCTGGACAGTTGCAACACTCCTTTGTCCTGTAGGGAATTCCCACTTAAATCTAGCTCTCTTATAGCACAAGACTTTGAAACAAGAACACTGGCCAGTGATTGACAGATGCCCTTTGTAAGGTTGCATGAAGACAATCTGAAAAGCAAAATTACTGAAGCTCAAACCACCATTATATCAGCCAATATGTTGCCTCTGATCTCAGATATATATAGTGCAATGTAATGTAAACATAAGCATACTAACATGACAGTCCTGGATGCCTTGGCTACAGGTTTCAACCCCTTGTATCCCGCATTTGACTTGATGTATTTTCTTAGGTCAAACACCTCCAGCTTCTCAATGGTCAGCAACACAAAGACCAAAGCAGACCACTGTGCTGGCGAGAGCATTTCTGCCGAGAGGCTCTTTGTGTGTAGGTAGGTTTGAATTTCCTCAACTAAAGAATGATCGTTCAACTCTTGCAGACAGTGGAACAAGTTAATAGTGCTTTCAGGCCTAATGTTCCCCCCAAGCATGAGCTTTATGTAGGTCACAGTTTCCTGGCGGGTGTGATCGGCGCTCACTTTATTCAGCAGTAAATTGCGCAACAGATTCTGATTGGATTCCAGAGACAAACCGAGGAGGAACCGGAGGAAAAGATCCAAGTGTCCTTGCCTTGAACGCAAAGCCAAGTCCACCGCACTCTTGTGCAAATCGAAAATGGTTGAATCAAGGCAAAGTTTCTGAAGGTTATTATCCTGAACCTGGTCAGGTTCAGTGGTGCCAGTCCAGCATAAGTAGACAAATAAAGCTGCAAGATATTCCTGGAAGCTCAAATGCACAAAGCTATAGACCTTTCTCTGGTATAGTGCAAACTCTTCTCTGAAGATCTGTGTGCAAACTCCGGAATAGACAGATGCCTCTTTGACATCAATGCCACATTCCTGCAAATCTTCTTCATAGAAAATCAAGTCACGCTTATGGAGTTGCTGGAATGCTAGCTTTCCAAACGAAAGAAGGTTTTCTCTGGTCAAGCAAGGCTGCAGGTCTTTTCCTTTtctatatttttcatttgtctGTACTGTCTGAAAGATCAAAAAATGGGTGTACATTTCAGTTAAAGATTTGGGCATGTGATGATGGTCTGCCTCACTCATTTGCCTCTCGAGCACCATGGCAGAGATCCAGCAGAAGACAGGAATATGGCACATGATATGAAGGCTTCTGGAGGACTTTACATGATGGATTATTTTGTCTGCCAAACTTTGGTCAGTAATTCTCTTGCGGAAGTACTCCTCTTTCTGGGGGTCATTGAATCCTCTTACCTCCGTTACCTGGTCAATGTAGTTAGCGGGTAGCTGGTTAGCGGCTGCCGGTCGGGAAGTGATCCAGAGCAGAGAGCCAGGAAGCAGGGTCCCTGCTATAAGGTTCATCAAAAGAACCTCCAGCGATGTTGGTTTGGTTATATCCGAACATCTTTCGTAGCTTTTAAAGTCTAGAGGAAGCCGACATTCGTCCAGACCATCAAAGATGAAAATCACCTTGTAGTTTTCGAGTTCTAAGAGCGGGAAACTCTTTATTTCTCTGAAAAAGCAGTGAAGAAGACCCTCCATGGTgtgcttttcctttttcatgAGATTTAACTCCCGAAAAGGCAACGGAAACAAGAAATGTACATCTTGGTTGGCTTTTCCTTCAGCCCAGTCCAGGACAAACTTCTGGACAGAGACAGTTTTTCCGATGCCAGCTACACCGTTGGTCAGGACGGTCCTGATGTATTTGTCTTGCCCCGGTAATGGTTTAAAGATCTCGTTGCATTTGATTGGTGTTTCTTGTGCTGTGGGAACTCTGTTCAATGACTCAATCTGTCTCACTTCATGTTCATCGTTAAGGGTTCCACATCCGccctctgtgatgtagagctcaGTGTAAATCTTGTTGAGAAGGGCCGGGCTTCCTTGCTTAGCAATTCCTTCAAACACTTGCTCGCTCTTTCGCTTCAGGTTGGATTTGAGTTTTTTCTGAAGCGTATGCACACATTCAACTAAATTTGGAAAAAACATTCATTATACAACATGTAGGCTGTAGTTTACTTTATACTGACATCATTTTAATAATGGAAGAGTGTCTGGCTTACATTTCATCAACTTTTCAACCAGGTCTTGTTCTTTCATGTCTCTTAAAATGTGCAGGGCAATCTTCAGAGCTGCTTCTCTGGCATCATTGCTGTCCTGGTCTTCCTCTGAACTTTCCACAGTCGCACAGCAATCTGGTCTGAGAATCCGGCTGATTTTCTTCATCTCCCGTTCCATCAAGCTCATGAACTTCTCCTCAAAGCACTAATTTGAACAATTGATTCCATTAGCCAGGAATGATATAAGAAGGAAAACCTTTGTGTAGTAAAAAGCATGCATACATAAAACTTTGGTGTGTCATTCAATTGTTTTGCATAATCCCTCCTTTAAACAATGTGTGATTGTCAACATTTACTTGATAGCTTTACCCTTAATGTGGCAGAAAGATACAACTGTTCACGCTGGTCAGACTGTCTTTCATCAACAAAAAACTCCGACTCTTTGAAGGAGGCTGGTGGATCCATGGAAAGTTCACTCTTCATGGACAGACAGCTGGGAGCAGATGAGCTTTCCTGCATTCTGCGGAGAACAGACAAGTGTAAATAACCTTAAAATCTACCACTAGAAGGAAAGGAACATATCCATCTATCTTTCAAATATGTATGGTACTGTACATTTGTTCAGCAGGTGCACTGTCTTTAAATCTGAACGGTGGATCCATTGACTGGTGACTCCTTATAGACAGACAACTTGGGGGACACAAGCTCTGTGTCTCTAGAGAGgcccttaaaaaataaaacagaagtgATTTGATTTCCAGTTGATTATGTAATTGATGCAATTGACGGATCATTGTTATGAAGTGACATTTATCCAGTTCATGAACAAAGAAGGGAAGCAATGAGTGAGGTTCACAGCCAgaaacattacatttttgttCCCCCACCAAAGTACTAAAATGCATTCCTAGTACGTAAACAAGTATTGCAAGACAACTGAAGAGGGCTGTGTATCCCATTTCCactgggaacgacagcaacttaTTCTACCTTCCTAGCTTGCTCTCAATGTAATTCCCAAAGATCAACCTGATTTTTTCCCattcatggcatttggcagacaaaTTTATCCGGAACAACTAACATTTATGTTAATTTTATACAAGAGAGCAGTCGAGGTTTATGGGCCTTACTCAATGGCCCAGCAGTGGAAGCCAAACAAtgatgggatttgaactcatgacctacagatcagtagtccaacgtcTTTTACAACCCAGCATGGCTTTTGTAAACGTATTTCTAAAATGTGAACCTATACAGTATATGTCTACATGGCAATAGCTACAATAAACTTTTGACCTGgtgaagaaaacaaacaggacACAATGAGTTGACACAAAATATAGAGATCAAAAGTAGAGCGGATTAGGTAAAGAATCAGGTGAATATACCATTGCTGAGGTGTGTCATCTGCTTGCTTTAGTGTAATCGGGAGCTCCATGGACCAGTTACTCTTCATGGACAAGCAACTGGGAACTGGTGAGCTTGATCTCTTCTGCTGTATGACAGTATCACCACTGGATGGCggaaaaaataatgacaaatgAATTGaagttttgttcttttttaaacGTTCATTGATTTAGTAAAACAATGTCTTGTTTTGCCACTTGGCTCAAGTACTCATGAACATTAGAATGATTCTCAAATTGCATCACAGCCCTAGACCACATAACTGAAAACATTCGGTTAAAACCTGACAAGTATTTTAATCAAATATGACTTCTGGATATGTTCTGAATAAATTCAAttgacattttatttcactgcaAAACCATATAATTTCCTCACTACTGAAACCGATGTCCATTTCGGTTAATACACGGTCCCTCAGGATATCAGGATTATTAGTTTGcttcatgttttctttaaacatCTGGCACCTCGGTAAGTATTTAATATTAACGCTATTTGGACATGAATGTAATGTTTTGGACCCAATCTGGGATTTGAGGTTATTTTATATCACTCTTCACTCAGAGGCCATTTACATATCATCTGAAGTGACTGGATATGTGTAATTTTAGTTCTGCAGCCAGGAACACATCATGCTTAAGTATAACTGAGAGGAATGTTATTGCTTCCAGACTGTTGTCTTTGGATCACAACAGTGTGGTTTTTCAGCATTT
The DNA window shown above is from Hemibagrus wyckioides isolate EC202008001 linkage group LG15, SWU_Hwy_1.0, whole genome shotgun sequence and carries:
- the LOC131366204 gene encoding NLR family CARD domain-containing protein 3-like → MDSILCDPTEDQECDDALEVREACKDEGSSSAKPEKVLGEESGDTVIQQKRSSSPVPSCLSMKSNWSMELPITLKQADDTPQQWASLETQSLCPPSCLSIRSHQSMDPPFRFKDSAPAEQIMQESSSAPSCLSMKSELSMDPPASFKESEFFVDERQSDQREQLYLSATLRCFEEKFMSLMEREMKKISRILRPDCCATVESSEEDQDSNDAREAALKIALHILRDMKEQDLVEKLMKFECVHTLQKKLKSNLKRKSEQVFEGIAKQGSPALLNKIYTELYITEGGCGTLNDEHEVRQIESLNRVPTAQETPIKCNEIFKPLPGQDKYIRTVLTNGVAGIGKTVSVQKFVLDWAEGKANQDVHFLFPLPFRELNLMKKEKHTMEGLLHCFFREIKSFPLLELENYKVIFIFDGLDECRLPLDFKSYERCSDITKPTSLEVLLMNLIAGTLLPGSLLWITSRPAAANQLPANYIDQVTEVRGFNDPQKEEYFRKRITDQSLADKIIHHVKSSRSLHIMCHIPVFCWISAMVLERQMSEADHHHMPKSLTEMYTHFLIFQTVQTNEKYRKGKDLQPCLTRENLLSFGKLAFQQLHKRDLIFYEEDLQECGIDVKEASVYSGVCTQIFREEFALYQRKVYSFVHLSFQEYLAALFVYLCWTGTTEPDQVQDNNLQKLCLDSTIFDLHKSAVDLALRSRQGHLDLFLRFLLGLSLESNQNLLRNLLLNKVSADHTRQETVTYIKLMLGGNIRPESTINLFHCLQELNDHSLVEEIQTYLHTKSLSAEMLSPAQWSALVFVLLTIEKLEVFDLRKYIKSNAGYKGLKPVAKASRTVILSSCNLTKGICQSLASVLVSKSCAIRELDLSGNSLQDKGVLQLSRGLQSPNCRLEVLKLAFCSFKRIGCVHLLSALQSNPGHLRELDLSYNLIGSEVLNDLMTVLPKSRIETLRLVHCNITKEWCVFLASVVSSTPIHLKHLDLSDNFIGDLGAEVFPELLSNENCKLQSLRLEKCNITWKSRNILESSSSSKSWCLQSLDLSDNDLQDSGVKQLARELIVTTCRLENLRLSCCGITERGFLSLSSTLRLNPTCLRELDLSKNFPGKTAMKQLCAAVGQSTCNLQTLCLDQCNLDSEICTSLAIMLQNSSLIELSLNNNNLGDMGVITIFTGLQSGRYTLKILRLANCFLTDSICDFLAPALSLNTTGLSELDLSGNSLSQNRASFLCSISNINLTL